In one window of Frigoriglobus tundricola DNA:
- a CDS encoding CoA transferase subunit A, with product MAAPLFSSPASDDARAAFAAKPRGLTDKVMSVAEAVTRFVRDGDYLATGGFGTNRIPAAVCHEILRQRKQHLGFAGHTTTHDFQILAAGNLTGRGQTLAKVDAAYIVGLEARGLSPHARRVVESGTVRVAEWSNYTLALRYTAAAMGVPFVPARSLLGTDTLANCPAKVLTCPFTGEALVAVPALYPDVAAIHVHEADRYGNCRFSGTSVADVELSRAAKRVVITCERLVPHEEMRRDPHRTQIPFLCVDAVCEVPHGSYPGNMPGEYFSDEDHLRSWMEVEKDSAAFAQFLEDHIYGVRDFAEYLEQCGGLRRLQALRQRELLLHLGK from the coding sequence ATGGCCGCTCCCCTCTTCTCCTCTCCCGCGTCCGACGACGCCCGTGCCGCGTTCGCGGCGAAGCCGCGCGGCCTGACCGACAAGGTCATGTCGGTCGCGGAGGCCGTGACCCGGTTCGTCCGCGACGGCGACTACCTCGCCACCGGCGGGTTCGGCACGAACCGCATCCCGGCGGCCGTGTGCCACGAGATCCTGCGCCAGCGGAAGCAGCACCTCGGGTTCGCCGGCCACACCACGACGCACGACTTCCAGATCCTCGCGGCCGGTAACCTGACGGGCCGCGGGCAGACGCTCGCGAAGGTGGACGCCGCGTACATCGTCGGCCTGGAGGCCCGCGGGCTGTCCCCGCACGCGCGGCGGGTGGTCGAATCCGGCACCGTGCGGGTCGCGGAGTGGTCGAACTACACGCTCGCGCTCCGCTACACCGCGGCGGCGATGGGGGTGCCGTTCGTCCCCGCCCGGTCCCTGCTCGGAACCGATACCCTGGCCAACTGTCCCGCGAAAGTGCTGACGTGCCCGTTCACCGGGGAGGCGCTGGTCGCGGTGCCCGCCCTGTACCCCGACGTGGCGGCGATCCACGTCCACGAGGCCGACCGCTACGGCAACTGCCGCTTCTCCGGCACGTCCGTGGCCGACGTCGAACTCAGCCGCGCCGCGAAGCGCGTCGTGATCACCTGCGAGCGGCTGGTGCCGCACGAGGAGATGCGCCGGGACCCGCACCGCACGCAGATCCCGTTCCTGTGCGTGGACGCGGTGTGCGAGGTGCCCCACGGCAGCTACCCGGGCAACATGCCGGGCGAATACTTCTCGGACGAGGACCACCTGCGGTCGTGGATGGAGGTGGAGAAGGACTCGGCCGCGTTCGCGCAGTTCCTGGAGGACCACATCTACGGTGTCCGCGACTTCGCAGAGTACCTGGAACAGTGCGGCGGGTTGCGCCGACTCCAGGCGCTGCGGCAACGGGAGCTGCTGCTTCACCTGGGGAAGTGA